A genomic stretch from Halarsenatibacter silvermanii includes:
- a CDS encoding ADP-ribosylglycohydrolase family protein, which yields MSLIDQAYGTLLGVAIGDALGMPSELWPRQKVKRHFGEITDFMPGPDGHFVAEGMEAGEITDDTNQALKIAEAVIQSEGEIEARKIADNLLEWVKENNALENNQLGPSSRRALQKIKDGEPVEETGKFGNTNGAAMRISPIGILKSEKDFESLVDAVEEVCLPTHHTDVAIAGASGVAAAISTAMTSDSLDRVFNNAIKAMRMGYRRGRGVFDPSVIERTYLAFQIIEDSSLQEEALEKLYNVVGAGVSVPESVPTSLAIVKLAQGDPIEAAFIAANLGGDCDTIGAIAGGIAGAYTGAREIPDYYKNKVEEVNDLNLKEVAGELLQHRK from the coding sequence ATGTCATTAATCGATCAGGCTTACGGAACTTTGCTGGGAGTGGCAATTGGTGATGCTCTGGGAATGCCTTCTGAGTTGTGGCCCAGGCAGAAGGTAAAGAGACATTTTGGAGAAATTACCGATTTTATGCCCGGGCCGGATGGCCATTTTGTAGCTGAAGGGATGGAAGCGGGCGAGATTACCGATGATACAAATCAGGCCCTCAAAATAGCTGAGGCTGTAATTCAGTCCGAAGGTGAGATAGAAGCTCGTAAAATTGCCGATAATCTGCTGGAATGGGTGAAGGAAAATAATGCTTTAGAAAATAACCAGCTGGGGCCGAGTTCCCGCAGAGCACTTCAGAAAATTAAAGATGGTGAGCCGGTGGAAGAAACAGGTAAATTTGGCAATACCAATGGGGCAGCTATGCGGATCTCACCGATTGGTATCCTGAAATCAGAGAAAGATTTCGAGAGTTTAGTAGATGCCGTAGAGGAAGTATGTCTTCCCACTCATCATACCGATGTTGCTATAGCAGGAGCTTCGGGCGTGGCAGCTGCGATTTCTACAGCCATGACCTCAGATTCTTTAGATCGGGTTTTTAATAATGCGATCAAAGCCATGCGCATGGGTTATAGAAGAGGAAGAGGGGTATTTGATCCGTCCGTTATTGAACGAACTTATCTGGCTTTTCAGATAATCGAAGATAGTTCTTTGCAGGAAGAAGCTCTGGAAAAATTGTATAATGTTGTTGGTGCGGGAGTGTCAGTTCCTGAAAGTGTACCTACTTCTCTGGCGATAGTGAAATTGGCTCAGGGAGATCCAATTGAAGCTGCTTTTATTGCTGCCAACCTGGGCGGTGACTGCGATACAATTGGTGCTATTGCCGGCGGAATTGCTGGAGCATATACAGGGGCCAGAGAGATTCCCGATTATTATAAAAACAAAGTTGAAGAAGTCAATGATTTGAATTTAAAAGAAGTTGCCGGAGAGCTTTTGCAGCATCGGAAGTAG
- a CDS encoding ArsR/SmtB family transcription factor, translated as MGDEQQQNIDVQEEKDFETCQHYCPHWDKIESLENDNLARGEVKELASTFKVLGDPTRLRIINALAREELCVCDISELLDMSQSAISHQLKKLRDLDLVKYRKEGRVVYYSLSDDHILQLFCQGLNHVRE; from the coding sequence ATGGGTGATGAACAGCAGCAAAATATAGATGTTCAGGAAGAAAAAGACTTTGAAACCTGCCAGCATTACTGCCCTCACTGGGATAAAATCGAGTCACTGGAGAATGATAACCTGGCCAGGGGTGAAGTTAAGGAACTGGCATCAACTTTCAAGGTGCTGGGAGATCCGACCAGGTTGAGAATAATAAACGCTCTCGCCCGGGAAGAACTCTGTGTCTGTGATATCAGTGAACTTCTGGATATGAGTCAGTCGGCCATCTCCCATCAACTGAAAAAACTGCGCGATCTTGATCTGGTTAAATATCGAAAAGAAGGTAGAGTGGTCTATTATTCTCTGAGCGATGATCACATACTTCAGCTTTTCTGTCAGGGATTGAATCATGTGCGGGAGTAA
- a CDS encoding glycosyltransferase family 4 protein: MSAELIQVLGQRPACTGSGMYLQSIYRQAHRREYDQAVVAAAQKGSAEEDCADFREDYWPVKFLNGRLDFPIFGMSDNMPYQSRRYSSLTKNEEKKLLKSYLEQIERAVGEFEAPTILAHHLWLVTAEVAKKFTGLKVIGISHGTGLRQLQKNPRFADRIKRGTERLDKIFALNKYQKRQIVDMLEVDENKIAVTGLGYNQDNFYFPGREDISSRKEDDEIEIVYVGKLSRSKGVISLLRALERALTSTENKNVKLTLIGSGQGKEKELICQLAESADFSVELTGLLPQHEVGERLRQASIFCLPSFYEGFALVILEALACGLRVVTSDIPGVSNYLPEVIQEKSVLQKVKLPPLKNVDIPSEKGMKNFEKRLARALQAQITESEDFSFLADKEYREAVRSLGWEGVFRRLEDYF; this comes from the coding sequence ATGTCAGCAGAATTGATCCAGGTTCTGGGACAGAGGCCGGCCTGCACCGGCAGCGGTATGTACTTACAGTCAATCTACCGTCAGGCTCACCGCCGGGAATATGATCAGGCGGTTGTAGCTGCAGCACAAAAAGGAAGTGCAGAAGAGGACTGCGCAGACTTCAGGGAGGATTACTGGCCGGTGAAATTTCTTAACGGCCGTCTGGATTTTCCCATCTTCGGAATGAGCGATAATATGCCCTATCAATCCCGGAGATATTCTTCTCTGACGAAAAATGAAGAGAAAAAATTGTTGAAATCCTATCTTGAGCAGATTGAAAGGGCTGTAGGTGAATTTGAGGCCCCCACTATTCTTGCCCATCATCTCTGGCTTGTTACAGCTGAGGTTGCTAAAAAGTTTACCGGGTTGAAAGTCATAGGAATCTCTCACGGCACAGGATTAAGGCAGCTTCAAAAAAATCCCCGCTTCGCGGATAGAATAAAAAGAGGAACGGAAAGACTGGACAAAATATTTGCTCTCAATAAATATCAGAAGCGTCAGATTGTTGATATGCTTGAGGTTGATGAAAATAAAATAGCTGTCACAGGACTTGGCTATAATCAGGATAATTTTTATTTTCCCGGTCGGGAGGACATTTCCTCCCGGAAAGAAGACGATGAAATTGAAATCGTTTACGTGGGCAAGCTGAGCCGTTCTAAAGGCGTAATTTCGCTGCTGAGAGCCCTGGAGCGGGCTCTGACTTCTACCGAAAATAAAAACGTGAAGCTGACTTTGATCGGTTCCGGCCAGGGAAAAGAAAAAGAATTAATCTGTCAGCTTGCTGAATCGGCGGATTTTTCGGTTGAACTGACAGGACTTCTGCCCCAGCACGAGGTGGGAGAGAGGCTTCGCCAGGCCAGCATCTTTTGCCTGCCTTCCTTTTATGAAGGATTTGCTCTGGTTATCCTGGAGGCACTGGCCTGCGGTCTCAGGGTGGTAACCAGCGATATACCCGGAGTTTCGAATTATCTGCCGGAAGTAATTCAGGAAAAGTCAGTGCTTCAAAAAGTAAAACTGCCCCCCTTGAAAAATGTTGATATTCCATCCGAGAAAGGCATGAAAAATTTTGAAAAGAGGCTGGCCCGGGCACTACAGGCTCAAATTACAGAGTCAGAGGATTTTTCATTCCTCGCAGATAAGGAGTATAGAGAGGCTGTTAGATCGCTGGGCTGGGAGGGGGTTTTTCGGCGGCTGGAAGATTATTTTTGA
- a CDS encoding alanine/glycine:cation symporter family protein, with product MIESLLELNDAVNAVVWGPPFLILLVGTGVYLTVRLNFFQFTHFKLSWDQSFGRYFSKEAEDEGGVLSSFQAISSAMAATLGVGNIAGVSTALSLGGPGAIFWMWICALFGMATKFAEAQLGIKYREKKGEDDFTGGVMYYIQNGMGGKWKWLAVLYAFFAGIAAFGIGNMVQSNTLAHAAEDGFAVPTWLTGILVVFFVALVILGGVKRIGRVAERLVPIMAIFYFIGGGLIIILHIGSVPAVFADIFTKAFTPASAFGGFAGATVRMAVRFGVARGVFSNEAGLGAASIIHAQARNKPTRQGMWGIWEVFIDTIIVGTITALVVLLTGALGTGETGAVLAAEGFSRGLPGPGGYIINTSIIIFAYTTMLTWSFYGEESWRYIFGKGVVVPYRFLFLGFLFLGAVGALEPIWLLADTLNGLMAAPNLIALIVLAGVVAKEKDNYMEELTRPAEE from the coding sequence ATGATTGAATCGCTCCTGGAGTTGAATGATGCGGTTAATGCAGTGGTTTGGGGACCGCCTTTTTTAATTTTGCTGGTTGGTACCGGCGTGTACCTGACAGTCAGATTGAACTTTTTTCAATTTACTCATTTTAAATTATCCTGGGATCAGAGTTTCGGAAGATATTTTAGCAAAGAAGCTGAAGATGAAGGCGGAGTTTTGAGCTCCTTTCAGGCGATAAGCTCGGCTATGGCGGCCACCCTGGGTGTGGGAAACATTGCGGGGGTCAGCACCGCTCTCTCGCTTGGAGGTCCGGGAGCTATTTTCTGGATGTGGATATGTGCTCTCTTCGGCATGGCCACCAAATTTGCCGAGGCCCAGCTGGGAATAAAATACCGTGAGAAAAAAGGTGAAGATGATTTTACCGGTGGAGTTATGTATTATATTCAAAACGGTATGGGTGGCAAATGGAAATGGCTGGCTGTTCTTTATGCTTTCTTTGCCGGCATAGCTGCTTTTGGTATCGGCAATATGGTTCAGTCGAACACGCTGGCACATGCTGCTGAAGACGGCTTTGCGGTTCCCACCTGGTTGACCGGCATTCTTGTGGTCTTTTTTGTGGCCCTTGTTATCCTTGGCGGAGTTAAAAGAATTGGTCGTGTTGCTGAACGACTGGTGCCGATCATGGCTATATTTTACTTTATCGGCGGCGGTTTGATCATAATTTTGCATATCGGTTCGGTGCCGGCTGTTTTTGCCGATATTTTCACCAAAGCTTTTACACCGGCTTCGGCCTTCGGTGGTTTTGCAGGAGCTACTGTCAGGATGGCGGTGCGCTTCGGTGTTGCCCGCGGAGTCTTTTCCAACGAAGCCGGCCTGGGAGCAGCTTCGATAATTCACGCTCAGGCCCGCAACAAACCTACCCGTCAGGGCATGTGGGGTATCTGGGAAGTATTTATAGATACGATAATTGTAGGAACCATTACAGCTCTGGTAGTTCTTTTGACCGGCGCTCTTGGTACCGGTGAAACGGGAGCGGTGCTGGCGGCTGAAGGTTTTTCCAGAGGCCTGCCAGGTCCGGGAGGTTATATCATAAACACCAGCATCATCATATTTGCCTACACCACCATGCTGACCTGGTCTTTTTACGGGGAGGAGAGCTGGCGGTATATATTCGGTAAGGGAGTAGTAGTACCCTATCGCTTTCTGTTTCTGGGCTTCCTTTTTCTAGGAGCGGTAGGTGCCTTAGAACCGATATGGCTGCTGGCTGACACGCTCAATGGTTTGATGGCAGCTCCCAACCTGATAGCTTTGATAGTGCTGGCCGGAGTTGTGGCCAAAGAGAAGGACAATTACATGGAAGAGCTTACTCGCCCGGCCGAAGAGTAA
- a CDS encoding AEC family transporter: MPFMPLLNQILALFLILFFGYYLRKKGIIKERDREFLFDLLLDYILPFMIISAMMVDIEGEMLQNVLLLLAGWAGVYFIIVLLASLTSKRLSGSPRHRQTIKFLMIFSNIGYMGLPVLGAIFPEYGVFYGSIGQIPFNAVIWTYGIYILQEKGESMKPARMLQIFKNNGTLALGVGFFILLTGIEVPGALAEAINLIGDATFPFSMIVIGASLYGMELRRLIVKPELLGLSLFKLLVFPLAALAVFRLVSLPAILASVITLQIAMPAAANSVIFAARFSGDHRLASEGVFITTLLSLFTIPFITAVAVIVF, from the coding sequence ATGCCATTCATGCCGCTTTTAAATCAAATACTGGCCCTCTTTTTGATTCTTTTTTTCGGTTATTATCTGCGCAAAAAAGGGATCATAAAAGAGCGGGATAGAGAATTTTTATTTGATCTGCTTCTGGATTATATACTACCATTTATGATAATTTCAGCTATGATGGTTGATATAGAGGGGGAGATGCTGCAGAATGTTCTGCTGCTTTTGGCCGGCTGGGCGGGAGTATATTTTATCATCGTCCTGCTCGCCTCGCTGACGTCCAAAAGATTGTCGGGCTCTCCGCGGCACAGACAGACCATAAAGTTCCTGATGATTTTTTCTAATATCGGTTATATGGGACTTCCGGTTCTGGGGGCTATATTTCCCGAATACGGGGTTTTTTACGGTTCGATAGGACAGATTCCTTTTAACGCGGTTATCTGGACTTATGGAATATACATATTGCAGGAGAAAGGTGAAAGCATGAAGCCTGCCAGAATGTTACAGATATTCAAAAATAACGGAACACTGGCTCTGGGCGTCGGCTTTTTTATCCTGCTGACGGGAATAGAGGTGCCGGGAGCTCTGGCGGAAGCTATCAATTTGATCGGCGATGCAACTTTTCCCTTCTCCATGATAGTCATAGGTGCTTCACTTTACGGGATGGAACTGCGCAGACTGATTGTAAAACCTGAGCTGCTGGGCCTGAGCTTATTCAAACTTTTGGTTTTTCCCCTGGCAGCTCTGGCAGTTTTCCGGCTGGTTTCGCTGCCAGCAATACTGGCTTCAGTGATAACTTTGCAGATAGCGATGCCCGCAGCTGCCAACAGCGTTATTTTTGCTGCGCGCTTTTCGGGAGACCATCGGCTGGCCTCTGAAGGAGTCTTTATAACCACTCTATTGAGCCTCTTCACTATTCCTTTCATAACAGCAGTGGCAGTAATTGTTTTCTGA
- a CDS encoding DUF362 domain-containing protein: protein MDDFYGEQPNHKESTSISDSKNSREDENEIFSAMNRREFIVRGGAMMAGFSLMPYLFSGNISAESGEKAEVGLIRTDDRREAVQRSFELMSPPEVEGDSVLIKPNFNTADPAPGSTHNDTLTAIIDWLQKEGAGEIIIGERSGPPNTEEVMKEKGIFELAQEKGVEVVNFDQVSDDELIHFQHDDLNWRDGFHIPRILHEVDHIVAAGCLKTHQFGGQFTMALKLAVGIIPRVDTNYMDELHGSDNMRDLIAEINLAYDPDIYVIDGVEAFTDGGPSSGERVQADVTLVSGDPVAVDAAGVSVLKELGAKDVIMKTPVFELEQIARAAEIGLGVGRPEQIRLISDNEEGREYSRKIKEQLT, encoded by the coding sequence GTGGATGATTTTTATGGAGAACAGCCGAATCATAAAGAGTCTACCTCTATTTCCGATAGTAAAAACTCCCGGGAAGATGAGAATGAGATTTTTTCTGCCATGAATAGAAGAGAATTTATAGTCAGAGGAGGAGCTATGATGGCCGGATTTAGCCTGATGCCCTATCTTTTTAGCGGAAATATTAGCGCGGAATCAGGTGAGAAAGCCGAGGTAGGTCTTATCAGGACAGATGATCGTCGCGAGGCTGTCCAGAGAAGTTTTGAGCTCATGTCTCCGCCCGAAGTTGAAGGGGATAGCGTGCTCATCAAACCCAATTTCAACACTGCCGATCCTGCTCCAGGTTCAACTCATAATGATACTCTCACAGCTATAATCGATTGGCTGCAGAAAGAAGGCGCCGGTGAGATAATTATCGGGGAGCGCAGCGGTCCCCCCAACACAGAAGAAGTGATGAAAGAAAAGGGAATTTTTGAGCTGGCTCAGGAAAAAGGAGTAGAAGTCGTAAATTTCGACCAGGTATCAGATGACGAACTCATTCATTTTCAGCATGATGATCTCAACTGGAGAGATGGCTTTCACATTCCTCGCATACTGCATGAGGTCGATCACATAGTAGCAGCAGGCTGTTTGAAAACTCATCAGTTCGGCGGTCAATTTACCATGGCTCTCAAACTGGCTGTGGGCATAATTCCCAGAGTCGACACGAATTATATGGATGAGCTGCATGGTTCTGACAATATGAGAGATCTCATAGCCGAAATAAATCTGGCCTATGATCCCGATATATACGTTATAGATGGAGTAGAAGCATTTACAGATGGAGGACCTTCCTCAGGAGAGCGGGTACAGGCTGATGTAACCCTGGTCAGCGGAGACCCGGTTGCCGTCGATGCTGCTGGAGTTTCAGTTCTCAAAGAACTGGGCGCTAAAGATGTGATAATGAAAACGCCTGTTTTTGAACTTGAGCAGATAGCTCGCGCGGCTGAAATTGGGCTCGGAGTGGGTCGGCCCGAGCAGATAAGGCTAATAAGCGATAATGAAGAAGGCAGGGAGTACAGTAGAAAAATAAAAGAGCAGCTGACTTAA
- a CDS encoding heavy metal translocating P-type ATPase, whose amino-acid sequence MLQKKFEIDGLSCVDCSLKIEKEVNNLSEVERADLNFATKELKLKIENSEQLEQNRISKKIKDIVNRIENDARVVPKDSNSNHDRNIGPGKSSAADRNTFRRILTGLSFLKFKILRLTAGVLLLAAALLLNAGTAVTLFLYLSAYAVTGYKVLIKTVKNGISGNFFDENFLMTIATLGAFVIGEYPEGVAVMLFYETGETVKDAAVNRSRQSIKALLDIKPEIAHLKMDKGIKTVSPEEVNIGDEIIAKPGERIPLDGVVVNGESAVDTSALTGESVPETKRPGDDVLSGSINKSGTLTLKVKEEFSDSTVNKILRLVEEAAGRKAKTERFITKFAHYYTPAVVLAAALLATIPPLILEGAAFSSWIYRALIFLVISCPCALVISIPLGFFGGLGSASRQGVLIKGANYLEALNDVSTVVMDKTGTITRGVFEVNQILPAANISRSELLKTAAAAELNSNHPIAEALRKSAGELPIKQDDIDNYREMAGRGVTATIKGEEILVGNDKLMEEKNVDYISSDSGRTRVHVAADGNYLGRIEISDRLKPDSLNIISNLLDNGTRVVMLTGDSREAAAELAEKAGLEEYFAELLPDDKVEKLEKIIRDSKKKTAFIGDGINDAPVLARADIGISMGGLGSDAAVEASDVVLMNDRLSDFQAALNVAGSTRRIVMENIIMALGIKGIFLLLGAFGLATMWGAVFADVGVALLAVLNSARLIKSKSDYPHSPYPSTEITDKKQPPQSSFGDS is encoded by the coding sequence ATGCTGCAAAAAAAATTTGAAATCGACGGTTTGAGCTGTGTTGACTGTTCATTGAAAATCGAAAAAGAAGTGAATAATTTATCCGAGGTCGAGCGGGCCGATCTGAATTTCGCCACGAAAGAGCTCAAATTAAAAATAGAAAACTCCGAACAGCTGGAACAGAACAGGATCAGCAAAAAGATCAAAGATATCGTGAACAGGATAGAAAACGACGCCAGAGTTGTGCCTAAAGATTCAAATTCAAACCACGACCGTAATATCGGCCCTGGAAAATCATCTGCCGCGGACAGGAATACTTTCAGGAGAATACTGACGGGTTTAAGCTTTCTTAAGTTTAAAATTTTGAGATTGACAGCCGGAGTCCTTCTGTTGGCAGCAGCTTTACTGCTCAATGCTGGAACTGCTGTCACTCTCTTTCTCTATCTGTCAGCTTATGCAGTCACCGGTTATAAAGTCCTGATCAAAACGGTTAAAAACGGAATCAGCGGCAATTTTTTCGATGAGAATTTTCTTATGACGATAGCAACTCTGGGAGCTTTCGTCATTGGTGAATATCCCGAAGGTGTGGCTGTAATGCTATTTTATGAAACCGGTGAGACAGTTAAAGACGCTGCTGTCAACCGCTCGCGCCAATCAATTAAAGCGCTTCTCGATATCAAACCGGAAATAGCTCATTTAAAAATGGATAAAGGGATAAAGACCGTTTCTCCAGAAGAGGTAAATATTGGCGATGAGATCATCGCAAAGCCCGGCGAAAGAATTCCGCTGGATGGGGTGGTCGTAAACGGGGAATCGGCAGTGGACACCTCGGCTCTGACCGGAGAATCGGTGCCCGAAACCAAACGCCCCGGTGACGATGTGCTCAGCGGCTCCATCAATAAAAGCGGAACTCTGACGTTAAAAGTGAAAGAGGAGTTTTCCGATTCTACGGTAAACAAAATTCTGCGGCTGGTCGAAGAAGCTGCCGGCCGCAAAGCAAAAACAGAAAGATTCATAACCAAATTCGCCCATTATTATACTCCTGCGGTTGTTCTGGCAGCAGCCCTGCTGGCAACAATTCCCCCGCTAATACTGGAAGGAGCAGCCTTCAGCAGCTGGATTTACAGAGCGCTGATCTTTCTGGTCATATCCTGTCCCTGTGCGCTGGTAATCTCCATTCCCCTGGGATTTTTTGGAGGGCTCGGATCCGCCTCCCGGCAGGGGGTGCTGATAAAAGGTGCAAACTATCTGGAAGCCTTAAACGATGTCTCGACTGTGGTGATGGATAAGACAGGCACGATAACAAGAGGAGTTTTTGAAGTCAACCAGATCCTGCCGGCGGCCAATATATCGCGCTCTGAGCTTCTTAAAACAGCCGCGGCAGCCGAACTAAACTCCAACCATCCCATAGCTGAAGCTCTCCGCAAAAGCGCCGGCGAGCTGCCGATAAAGCAGGACGATATAGATAATTATCGGGAAATGGCCGGTCGGGGCGTAACTGCCACCATAAAGGGAGAGGAAATACTGGTAGGAAACGATAAACTTATGGAGGAAAAAAATGTCGATTATATCTCTTCTGACTCCGGCCGAACCCGGGTTCACGTGGCAGCTGACGGAAATTATCTCGGCAGGATAGAAATTTCCGATCGTCTCAAGCCCGACAGCCTGAATATTATCTCAAATCTTCTGGATAACGGCACCAGGGTGGTAATGCTCACCGGAGACAGCAGGGAAGCAGCTGCAGAACTGGCAGAGAAAGCAGGGCTGGAAGAATATTTTGCCGAACTGCTTCCTGACGATAAAGTCGAGAAGCTGGAAAAAATCATCCGCGACAGCAAGAAAAAAACGGCATTTATAGGTGATGGAATCAACGATGCACCCGTTCTGGCCCGGGCTGATATTGGCATCTCGATGGGCGGTCTGGGGTCCGATGCCGCGGTGGAAGCTTCCGATGTCGTGTTGATGAATGACCGCCTATCAGATTTTCAAGCCGCTCTGAATGTAGCCGGGTCGACCCGCCGGATAGTGATGGAAAATATTATTATGGCTCTGGGCATCAAAGGAATATTTCTGCTGCTGGGAGCTTTTGGTTTAGCCACGATGTGGGGGGCGGTCTTTGCCGATGTGGGAGTGGCGCTGCTGGCGGTTCTTAATTCAGCCCGCCTGATAAAAAGTAAGTCAGACTACCCTCATTCGCCTTACCCATCCACTGAAATAACAGATAAAAAGCAGCCTCCTCAATCATCTTTTGGTGATTCCTGA